A section of the Bacillus pumilus genome encodes:
- a CDS encoding Na+/H+ antiporter family protein, with translation MNAVVIAVLLMLILSLLRVNVVIALALGALAGGLAGGLGLGGTVEAFTDGLGGNATVAISYALLGAFAAALTKTGLPDAMVEGAVKLLGKEGDSRRKTLSKVLIILVILIVSCFSQNVVPVHIAFIPVLIPPLLKVFNELQIDRRLLACVMTFGLTAPYILLPVGFGQIFHGMLRDNMKEAGLTVQLSDVPLAMLIPVGGMMLGLLISLFVYRKPRVYEDRDITDVEKSAYTKKSLLLAVLAILVSLIVQLYLSQSLGVEGMIFGALAGLLVLFATGMMKRDEADALITSGMNMMAFIGFVMLVAAGFANVLTKTGDIEQLVKASSQFIGNNQSVAAILMLLVGLLVTMGIGSSFATIPIITTIFVPLCMHLGFSPLATIAIIGSAAAVGDAGSPASDSTLGPTSGLNMDGQHHHIWGTCVPTFVFYNVPLVLFGWLAAIIL, from the coding sequence ATGAATGCAGTTGTGATAGCGGTTCTTTTAATGTTGATATTAAGCTTGCTGCGGGTCAATGTGGTTATTGCCCTAGCACTTGGTGCTTTAGCTGGCGGACTTGCAGGTGGATTAGGCCTTGGAGGAACAGTTGAAGCCTTTACGGATGGTCTCGGAGGAAATGCGACAGTGGCGATTAGTTATGCGCTATTAGGGGCATTTGCTGCGGCGCTGACGAAAACAGGTCTTCCAGACGCCATGGTTGAAGGGGCAGTGAAGCTTCTAGGAAAAGAAGGCGACTCAAGAAGAAAAACATTATCAAAAGTACTGATCATTCTTGTGATTTTGATCGTATCTTGTTTTTCACAAAACGTCGTTCCAGTTCACATTGCCTTTATTCCAGTCTTAATTCCGCCATTATTAAAAGTGTTTAACGAGCTTCAAATTGACCGCAGACTGCTAGCGTGTGTCATGACCTTCGGACTCACTGCACCATATATTTTACTTCCAGTCGGTTTTGGACAGATTTTCCACGGAATGCTTCGTGATAACATGAAAGAGGCAGGATTAACTGTACAATTATCAGATGTTCCACTAGCCATGCTTATTCCTGTAGGGGGCATGATGCTCGGACTTCTTATTTCACTTTTCGTGTATCGGAAACCAAGGGTATATGAGGATCGAGATATCACGGACGTAGAAAAATCAGCTTATACGAAAAAGAGTTTATTGCTTGCAGTGCTGGCTATCCTTGTTTCACTTATTGTCCAGCTTTATTTATCTCAAAGCCTTGGTGTGGAAGGTATGATCTTCGGTGCACTGGCAGGCCTTCTTGTTCTGTTTGCCACAGGCATGATGAAACGAGATGAAGCGGATGCGCTAATTACTTCCGGTATGAATATGATGGCATTTATCGGCTTTGTCATGCTTGTAGCGGCTGGGTTTGCCAACGTATTAACGAAAACAGGAGATATTGAACAACTAGTGAAAGCATCTTCTCAGTTCATTGGAAACAATCAAAGCGTAGCGGCCATTTTAATGCTATTAGTTGGTTTACTTGTGACAATGGGGATCGGTTCATCCTTTGCGACGATTCCAATCATTACAACCATTTTTGTTCCGTTATGTATGCACCTAGGATTTAGCCCACTAGCTACCATTGCTATTATTGGTTCAGCTGCGGCTGTTGGGGATGCAGGTTCACCTGCAAGTGACAGTACGCTTGGACCGACATCTGGATTGAATATGGATGGACAGCATCACCACATTTGGGGTACTTGTGTTCCAACCTTCGTATTTTATAATGTTCCGCTTGTCCTATTCGGCTGGCTTGCGGCAATTATTCTTTAA